Proteins encoded together in one Myxococcales bacterium window:
- a CDS encoding DUF814 domain-containing protein, producing the protein MASKGKPYRTVVVGEFEVFIGRGSDENDALTFHVAEPHDTWLHVGGGTPGSHVVIRNPDKKPIPRDVLETVAAYTAHYSKARGAAKVEVDYCLASHVKKPRGAPAGLVELTSWKSLRVAPKAPAGSD; encoded by the coding sequence ATGGCGAGCAAAGGGAAACCCTACCGCACGGTCGTCGTGGGCGAGTTCGAGGTCTTCATCGGGCGCGGCAGCGACGAGAACGACGCGCTCACCTTCCACGTCGCCGAGCCCCACGACACCTGGCTCCACGTCGGCGGCGGCACCCCCGGCAGCCACGTCGTCATCCGCAACCCCGACAAAAAGCCCATCCCGCGCGACGTGCTCGAGACCGTCGCCGCCTATACGGCCCACTACTCCAAGGCCCGCGGCGCCGCGAAGGTCGAGGTCGACTATTGCCTCGCCTCCCACGTGAAGAAGCCTCGCGGCGCCCCCGCAGGCCTCGTCGAGCTCACCTCGTGGAAGTCCCTCCGCGTCGCCCCGAAGGCGCCCGCGGGCAGCGACTGA